The uncultured Bacteroides sp. DNA segment CACGGCCATGGCGCAAACCTGCTCGATAAGTCTGTACCTTTCCCAAAAGGGTTTGATGTCATCTGGATGAGCCAGTTTCTCGATTGTTTTTCGGAAGAAGAAGTGACCAGCTTGTTAACACGCGCTGCTCAATCGATGCATAGCGATAGCAGTCTCTTCATTATGGAAACATTCTGGGATCGCCAGAAATTTGAGACAGCATCTTATTGCTTAGCTCAAATAAGTCTTTACTTTACAGCAATGGCAAACGGCAATAGCAAAATGTATCATTCCGATGATATGATACGCTGCATCCGGGAAGCCGGATTAGAAGTAAAGGAAACATTTGATGATTTAGGATTGGGTCATAGCATCCTGCAATGCAAATTGAGATGAAAAGAGAAGTAATCGTTCAGCACGAAGGCATACTTCGGTTGATTCCCCAACGCTCTCCCATTGTAATGGTCGATAAGTTCTTTGGCATAGAGGAGGCTGATTCTTACACCGGACTGACTGTGACTTCAGATAATCTTTTTTGTAAAGACGATGAACTTCAAGAATCGGGAATCATAGAACATATTGCACAATCGGCTGCCGTACGAATAGGCTATCTATATACTCAAAAAAAAGAGGTCATCCCTTTGGGATATATTGGATCGGTAGATAAATTACAAATCCATAGATTGCCGAAGACAGGAGAAGAACTCTTTACTAAGATAACTGTCGTACAAGAAGTATTCGACATCACATTGGTCGCAGCACAAGTTACTTCAGATAACCAAGTCATAGCCGAATGTCGAATGAAGATATTTTTAAGTACAGAATAAAAAGATGAAGCGTAAATCAGACCGACACCAAGCAGCACTGACAGATCGTACCACAATAAAAGTTCGTTTCAGTGAAATAGATTCCATGCTAATTGTATGGCATGGCGAATACGTCCGCTATTTTGAAGACGGCAGAGAATCTTTTGGAAAACATTATGCGCTTGACTATATGAGCATCTACGAGCAAGGTTATATGGTACCAATAGTCGACTTAACATGCCAGTTTAAACAACCTTTATCCTTTGGAGAGGAAGTTGTTATAGAAACACGCTATATTGCATGCGATGCTGCCAAGATTAAGTTCGAATACACTTTATACCGGGCCAGCGATGAGAGCGTAGTGGCAACAGGTAGTACCATTCAGGTTTTTCTAAATTTAAAGAAAGAACTGGAATTAGTGAACCCGTCATTTTATTTGGCATGGAAAAAGAGATGGAACATAATCTAGACATATACATTTCCGCAGATGCCATTATCAGCTCTTTAGGATTTAGTACTCAGGAGAATCTGGACGCCATCCGAAACTACCGGAGTGGCATTGCACTGCAAAAAGAGGGTTGCATAGCGGATCATTCTATATTAGCTGCCACCATTGATAAGGAGAGACTAGGCAAATATGCCCTACAATACAAAATAACAGAATATACTTGCCTGGAGCAACTGTTCATTTTATCCATCACTCAGGTGTTGGAGCAATCAGGTATAAATCTGCAAGAGAAAGATTGCGGATTAATTCTCTCCACAACGAAAGGAAACATCGATCTTTTAAGTCGACAAACCGACACAGTAGACGAAAAGATCCTCCTTTGGAACATGGCAGAAAGAATTTCTCAACATTTTCATGCAGCCAACCAGGCGCAGGTTATCTCTAACGCCTGCATATCAGGAGTATCAGCGTTAATTGTAGCCAAACGATTGATAGAAAGCGGAGTATATAAGAAAGTCGTTGTGGCCGGAGGAGATATTCTTTCACATTTCATCACTAGTGGTTTTCTCTCGTTTAAGTCTGTCAGCGAAAAGAGCTGTAGACCTTACGACGCCCATCGCGATGGATTAAACTTGGGTGAGGCCTGTGGAGCAGTATTATTGACAACAGAAAAAACAACCAATAGTGTTATTCTGTCGGGTGGTGCTATCAGCAACGATGCCAACCATATTTCCGGTCCTTCACGAACCGGCGACGGATTGTCTATGGCCATTCAGCATGCAATGCACGAAGCCGGAGTCGAGCCCGGCGATATAAGCTTCACCAATACACATGGAACAGCAACTCTCTACAATGATGAAATGGAAGCAAAAGCGATTCATCTAGCCCACCTCCAAGACTCTCCTATTAATAGTTTGAAGCCTTACTTTGGCCATACATTAGGAGCATCGGGAGTTATTGAAACCATTATCAGTCTGCATGAACTAAACGGTGATCTGTTATTTGGAACTTTAGGATACGAAGAGTCGGGCGTCTCGATGCCTGTACTTGTAAATGCTACCCACCAAGCCTTAAAGATGAAAAACTGCGTGAAGACTGCTTCCGGCTTTGGAGGATGCAATGCAGCTATTGTGCTAACCCTTCCCGAATATCAGAAAGTTCATCCCGAATCATCTCCAATAAATATTCGCACTTCTGCCACTCTTTCTATTGAAAAAAGTCAGATAACTCTTAACGGAGAGATGATTTTCAACTCTTCTCATGAAGATTTCGCTTCATTTATAAGAGAAGCCTACAAAAGCTTAGGCGAAAACAATATGAAATTCTATAAAATGGACGATCTTTGCAAACTGGGATATGTCGCTGCCGAACATCTATTGAAGGGTAGATGTCACAAACCGGAAGAAATGGGCGTCTTATTATCTAATGCAGGCTCATCGCTTCATACGGATATCAGGCACCAAACTATTATAGACGAAGCCGGTGACGACAACGCCAGTCCGGCTGTATTTGTATATACACTACCCAATGTAGTATTGGGTGAAATTTGTATCCGACATAAAATACAAGGAGAAAACACCTTCTTTATAGATCAGTATTTTCAAGCTGATAAAATAGAGAAATATGCATGTATAGCCATGGAGAAGCAGAAGCTAAAAGACTGTATCATAGGATGGTGCGAACTAATAGGCAATCAATACAAAGCAGAATTTAAATTAATAGAAAAACAATAACCTAGACATGGAAGAATTAATAGAAAAACTCAAGAAAGAATTAATAGAAGAACTGAATCTCGAAGAAATCACCCCGGAAGAGATTGACAGTGAAGCGCCACTCTTTGGAAATGAAGGGCTCGGGCTAGATTCTATTGATGCGTTGGAAATCATTCTGATATTAGAAAGAAGCTACGGAATAAAAATAGAGAATGTGAGTGAAGGTAAACAGATATTCTATTCGGTACGCACAATAGCGGATTATATTACAGCTTCACAGAAAAAATGAAAGTATACGTTACTGGGTTAGGAGTTGTTTCGGGCATTGGGTTAGGCATTGAAGAGAATATGGCTTCAATGAAAATGCAGAAACATGGCATGGACAAGATTACCCTCTTCTCCACCGAACTTGATGTGCCTGTTTCAGAAGTGAAACAGAACAATTCAGAACTCAAAGAACGACTCTCTCTTCCCGCAAAAAAGTGTTATTCTCGCACAGCATTATTGGGAATGTTGGCTGCTAAAGAAGCTCTTCTTGATGCACAAATTGATCCTGCATCTTCCCGTATCGGCTTCATCTCATCCACATCAGTCGGGGGAATGGATCTAAGCGAACATTTTTATTCTCAATTTAAGGATAATAATCATCGAGGCAGATTGAGAGAGATCATCTCTCATGATTGCGGAGATAGCACCGAGCAAATAGCCGAATATTTAGGTCTTAAAGGCTTTGTTACAACAATCAGTACGGCTTGCTCTTCAGCAGCCAATGCCATTATGCTAGGAGCCCGTTTAATAAAAAGCGGATACCTTGATATTGTCATTGCAGGAGGAACGGATGCTTTATGCAAGTTCACCCTCAACGGCTTCAATTCTCTGATGATTCTTGATAAGGTTCATTGTCGTCCGTTTGATGACTCACGTGCAGGACTTAATTTGGGAGAAGGAGCCGGATACTTGGTTCTGCAATCAGAAAAAGACTGCCATAAGAAACCGTACTGCGAGCTAAGTGGATACGCCAACGCTAACGAAGCCTATCACCAGACGGGTAGCTCTCCCGAAGGAGACGGACCCTTTTTATCCATGAGCCAAGCACTCGTTTCTAGTCAGCTTCTTCCAAAAGACATTGACTATATCAATGTACATGGCACCGGTACCCCAAGCAATGATTTCTCGGAGAGTAAGGCTATAAAGCGCATTTTTGGAAATCAAATCCCTCCATTCAGCTCTGTGAAAGCTTTTATAGGTCACGCACTTGGAGCTTCCGAGGGCATTGAAGCGGTATACTCTGCCCTTTCTGTATCCAGAGGCATCATCTATCCCAATCTGAATTTTCAAAAACCAATCGAAGGAATCGGGCTTTCGCCCGAGACAATATTCAAAGAAGGATTGCCTATAAAGCATGTACTATCAAATTCCTTTGGATTTGGTGGCAATAACTCCTCTTTATTGTTTTCAACGACTCAAAAGATATGATGCAACCTGTTTACATAAATAATGTTGCTTCTATACACCCTGATAGCAACGACTGCAACCAACCCTATCTGATTGCATCTGAACCTGATTATAAAACAATCATAACTGATGCTACACTAAGAAGGCGCATGAGCCGCATTGTAAAAATGGGGGTTGCCTGTGGTCTGGAGTGTATCGCACAAACTGCTCCCGAAGATATCCATGCAATTATCACCTCCACCGGCTTGGGTTGTCTGGCTGATACGGAGAAATTCATGAACGCCATCATTGATAATAAGGAACGAATGCTGAATCCCACAGCCTTCATTCAATCTACTTTCAATACCATCGGAGCACAAATAGCATTAATCCGTCAAATCCATGCCTATAATGTAACTTACGTACATAGAGGATTGAGCTTTGAAAGCGCATTGCTCGATGGCATACTAAAAATAGGCGAAGGTAACAGCAATGTATTAGTTGGTGCTACTGACGAAATAACTCCTGTGGCCTATACCGTACAGAAACGGTTAGGGCTATTAAAAGAGACTCAAGCCGGCGAAGGAGCTCAGTTCTTCCTACTCAGCAGTGAGAAGAACGGTGAGACACTTGGAGAGATAAAAGGATTGGAAACCTTTGTCCGTCCAGATTCTAAAGAAGAGATCAAAGATAAGATTCTTGCTTTTCTTGAGAGAAACAATCTCACGAACCATGACATTGACTGGTTCATTTCCGGAAAAAACGGCAATCGCCAGCAGGATGCTATCTATACACATCTCGAAAACATTCTTTTTTCCGAAGCAGAACACAGCACTTTCAAAGATCAGTGCGGAGAATATCACACAGCTTCCTCATATGCCCTATGGAAAGTAATCAAAACGTTCGGTGAGAGAAATAGCACTGCTGAATACGCTTTGATTTATAATCATTATCAGACAATCAATCATTCACTGATTTTAATTCGTAGGATATGATGATTACAGGCGTTATTCTTTTTGCAATACTATTCCTCATTTATGCCTCTTACAACATTAACTCGAATGTCTATATGAGAGTTTTCTGTAAAAAGCATACAAGGAAGAAAGTAGTGGCTATAACATTTGATGACGGGCCTGCCGGTTTGGAAACAGCTCGTGTTTTAGCCGTACTCAAGGAATACAATTTAGCAGCCTGTTTTTTCTGTATCGGAAACAAAATAAAGGGCAATGAAGCGTTACTACAGCAGATGGTTAGCGAAGGACACTTATTGGGCAACCATTCATACACTCATTCTACCCTATTCCCTCTTTACAGCCTACATAAAATGAAAGAAGATCTTTTGGACTGCCAACGGGAGATTGAAAGAGCAAGCTCACAGAAGACGAACTTGTTTCGTCCTCCATTTGGGGTAACCAACCCAACGATTGCAAAAGCAGTCAAACAATTGGGGCATATCCCAATCGGTTGGAATATTCGCACACTAGACACTCTGCAACATTCACCGGAGAAAATAGTGAGGCACGTTCAAAGAAAGTTACGCCCTGGCTCTGTTATACTGTTGCATGACAGAATGCCTCAAAGCAACCTATTATTAAAACAAATAATCGAGCTGATTATTAAAGAGGGATATTCCATCGTTCGCTTAGACAGCTTGATATAAAACGGAGAAGATGAAAAGATTATTTACGCAATTATTGCTAACTTTTGTCGCTGTAAGCTCTTTGCAAGCTCAGCAGATGAGAAAGATAAATCAAATGCAAGAATTTGATAAGCGCTTATCCCAAGAGACGCAGACATTGCAATCAATTGAGAGTGATTTCTCTCAAACCAAATATTTAGACGTGCTTGATGAAAAGGTAAAATCCCAAGGAAAATTTTATTATAAAAAGAGCAATAAAATCCGCATGGAATATACCAGCCCTATAAATTATCTGATTGTCATTAACGGAAGCAAATTGAAAATTGTATCAGATGGGAAGAAGAACATCATGAACGTGAATTCCAATAAGATGATGAACGAAGTACAAAATATGCTCACTGCCTGTACTGTAGGCGACCTATCCAAAATGTCGGCCAATTATCGATTAGAATATTTTGAAGACGCAAAGTCTTATTTGGTTAAGATAAAGCCAATCAGCAAAACCCTACAAGCATACATCACAAGTATACAGATTTACCTCGACAAAAAGGACATGTCTGTTTACAAGATGATTTTATCAGAAACAGCAACAAATTATACTGAATACGAGTTCTATAATAAGAAATTTAATTCATTGAAGAATGAAGCAATATTTGCAATTCATTAGTATACTGCTGATCATCATACTAAACCTTTCTTGTTCTCACAAAATAAGCGAAGGAGGTATCTCTTTGCCACCCATTGTAGAGGTTGATAGTCTATCACAAAAATATAACATCCAGATAGATTTTATGAAACATCATTTTAGCGGACTACTAATAGTACGCAAGATGGACGACCATGAAATAAGAATATTATCTTCTAGCTACTTCGGAATGAGTCTTTTCGATTTCTCATTTCTGAATGATAAATTTATTATCAATAGCTGCTTAGAGCCATTAAGAAAAAAGAAAATATTGAATCTGCTAGAAATGGATTTCAAAAACGTATTTCTAACAGGAAAAAGCAGCAAAAGGAAAGAGAAAAGTGCTATCTTTGAAAAAAGAACAAGCGGTAAGGGCTTTGGAAAAGCTGTTTTTTATAGCTCTGATTTCTCAGGAGAGATCCCTAATCGCATAAAAATAAGACATCCATGGATGCGGCTAACGATTCAGTTGGATAAATTAAACGAAAACAATCCATAATTATGCTTCTTGAAGGTTTTTATAAAATTAAGCATATAGCTACTGACGACCATATAATTTGGTGTGTCTCGGCAGAGCTGAATCCTAACCACAAACTCTATCAGGGGCATTTCCCCCAGCACCCCATTGTGCCGGGAGTCTGTATCTTGCAATTAATAAAAGAATGTACGGAGACAATACAAAACACCACTCTGTTGTATACGCAAATAACATCCTGCAAATTCCTTTCGACTATCGATCCGACCAAAAATCAAAGTCTGGAATTTACTCTGACAATCAAAAGCACTGAAAATGGACAAACATATTTGCTGGCAGAAGGAAAAGCGGCGAACAACTGTTTTATTAAACTAAAGGCCTTAGCGATAAATAAATAAGATGGAAAGAGAAGGATCTGAT contains these protein-coding regions:
- a CDS encoding hydroxymyristoyl-ACP dehydratase, producing MLLEGFYKIKHIATDDHIIWCVSAELNPNHKLYQGHFPQHPIVPGVCILQLIKECTETIQNTTLLYTQITSCKFLSTIDPTKNQSLEFTLTIKSTENGQTYLLAEGKAANNCFIKLKALAINK
- a CDS encoding beta-ketoacyl synthase chain length factor; its protein translation is MQPVYINNVASIHPDSNDCNQPYLIASEPDYKTIITDATLRRRMSRIVKMGVACGLECIAQTAPEDIHAIITSTGLGCLADTEKFMNAIIDNKERMLNPTAFIQSTFNTIGAQIALIRQIHAYNVTYVHRGLSFESALLDGILKIGEGNSNVLVGATDEITPVAYTVQKRLGLLKETQAGEGAQFFLLSSEKNGETLGEIKGLETFVRPDSKEEIKDKILAFLERNNLTNHDIDWFISGKNGNRQQDAIYTHLENILFSEAEHSTFKDQCGEYHTASSYALWKVIKTFGERNSTAEYALIYNHYQTINHSLILIRRI
- a CDS encoding beta-ketoacyl-[acyl-carrier-protein] synthase family protein, yielding MKVYVTGLGVVSGIGLGIEENMASMKMQKHGMDKITLFSTELDVPVSEVKQNNSELKERLSLPAKKCYSRTALLGMLAAKEALLDAQIDPASSRIGFISSTSVGGMDLSEHFYSQFKDNNHRGRLREIISHDCGDSTEQIAEYLGLKGFVTTISTACSSAANAIMLGARLIKSGYLDIVIAGGTDALCKFTLNGFNSLMILDKVHCRPFDDSRAGLNLGEGAGYLVLQSEKDCHKKPYCELSGYANANEAYHQTGSSPEGDGPFLSMSQALVSSQLLPKDIDYINVHGTGTPSNDFSESKAIKRIFGNQIPPFSSVKAFIGHALGASEGIEAVYSALSVSRGIIYPNLNFQKPIEGIGLSPETIFKEGLPIKHVLSNSFGFGGNNSSLLFSTTQKI
- a CDS encoding polysaccharide deacetylase family protein; the encoded protein is MMITGVILFAILFLIYASYNINSNVYMRVFCKKHTRKKVVAITFDDGPAGLETARVLAVLKEYNLAACFFCIGNKIKGNEALLQQMVSEGHLLGNHSYTHSTLFPLYSLHKMKEDLLDCQREIERASSQKTNLFRPPFGVTNPTIAKAVKQLGHIPIGWNIRTLDTLQHSPEKIVRHVQRKLRPGSVILLHDRMPQSNLLLKQIIELIIKEGYSIVRLDSLI
- a CDS encoding hydroxymyristoyl-ACP dehydratase, coding for MKREVIVQHEGILRLIPQRSPIVMVDKFFGIEEADSYTGLTVTSDNLFCKDDELQESGIIEHIAQSAAVRIGYLYTQKKEVIPLGYIGSVDKLQIHRLPKTGEELFTKITVVQEVFDITLVAAQVTSDNQVIAECRMKIFLSTE
- a CDS encoding phosphopantetheine-binding protein; translation: MEELIEKLKKELIEELNLEEITPEEIDSEAPLFGNEGLGLDSIDALEIILILERSYGIKIENVSEGKQIFYSVRTIADYITASQKK
- a CDS encoding acyl-CoA thioesterase yields the protein MKRKSDRHQAALTDRTTIKVRFSEIDSMLIVWHGEYVRYFEDGRESFGKHYALDYMSIYEQGYMVPIVDLTCQFKQPLSFGEEVVIETRYIACDAAKIKFEYTLYRASDESVVATGSTIQVFLNLKKELELVNPSFYLAWKKRWNII
- a CDS encoding beta-ketoacyl synthase N-terminal-like domain-containing protein; protein product: MEHNLDIYISADAIISSLGFSTQENLDAIRNYRSGIALQKEGCIADHSILAATIDKERLGKYALQYKITEYTCLEQLFILSITQVLEQSGINLQEKDCGLILSTTKGNIDLLSRQTDTVDEKILLWNMAERISQHFHAANQAQVISNACISGVSALIVAKRLIESGVYKKVVVAGGDILSHFITSGFLSFKSVSEKSCRPYDAHRDGLNLGEACGAVLLTTEKTTNSVILSGGAISNDANHISGPSRTGDGLSMAIQHAMHEAGVEPGDISFTNTHGTATLYNDEMEAKAIHLAHLQDSPINSLKPYFGHTLGASGVIETIISLHELNGDLLFGTLGYEESGVSMPVLVNATHQALKMKNCVKTASGFGGCNAAIVLTLPEYQKVHPESSPINIRTSATLSIEKSQITLNGEMIFNSSHEDFASFIREAYKSLGENNMKFYKMDDLCKLGYVAAEHLLKGRCHKPEEMGVLLSNAGSSLHTDIRHQTIIDEAGDDNASPAVFVYTLPNVVLGEICIRHKIQGENTFFIDQYFQADKIEKYACIAMEKQKLKDCIIGWCELIGNQYKAEFKLIEKQ
- a CDS encoding outer membrane lipoprotein carrier protein LolA, which produces MKRLFTQLLLTFVAVSSLQAQQMRKINQMQEFDKRLSQETQTLQSIESDFSQTKYLDVLDEKVKSQGKFYYKKSNKIRMEYTSPINYLIVINGSKLKIVSDGKKNIMNVNSNKMMNEVQNMLTACTVGDLSKMSANYRLEYFEDAKSYLVKIKPISKTLQAYITSIQIYLDKKDMSVYKMILSETATNYTEYEFYNKKFNSLKNEAIFAIH